One window from the genome of Oncorhynchus kisutch isolate 150728-3 linkage group LG21, Okis_V2, whole genome shotgun sequence encodes:
- the LOC109866543 gene encoding clusterin — protein MRVFGSLVGLALLLVSTECLLPPSKEDLSQISLLGVKYLDKQIENAISGVKEMKTVMERSGDDHNKFLSALEKTKQQKEDALKAAQEMETKLSEEQEVCNGTMQSLWEECKPCLKNTCIKYYSRTCSSGAGLIGRQLEEVLNRTSPFSIWINGENMDVLEREDQEQSQRFQNLEERYSDVADGVDSIFMDSLRVFDHMRSLNPPMFSSPFHMPSIWGHSERANERAEMAETGEVHSRMVRSALQDPDFHGFHNMFAPMMDMARNIFGSMGPVMDADANFDINPSEEGSVNEDVVVTKPSGMTCREIRRNSAGCIKLRGECEKCVAIQDIDCSGKKPLAGPLKKDLEQALAMAEKFTQEYSKQLRKFEEQMSNTSSLLDLFSKQFGWVSALANNTNNKDEIFKIETVMSKDTEDPEKPGDTNVSVQLFDNPAMTFSVPGDIPWNDPKFSEMVAQQALDLYKQTTVVVK, from the exons ATGAGAGTCTTTGGGTCACTAGTGGGCCTTGCTTTGCTTCTGGTATCTACTGAGTGTCTGCTGCCTCCATCAAAGGAGGATCTAAGCC AGATTTCTCTCCTGGGGGTGAAGTACCTGGACAAGCAGATAGAGAATGCCATCAGTGGggtgaaggagatgaagacagtaATGGAGAGGTCTGGAGATGATCACAATAAGTTCTTGAGTGCCCTGGAGAAAACTAAACAGCAAAAAGAG GATGCTCTGAAGGCAGCTCAGGAGATGGAGACTAAACTGAGTGAGGAGCAGGAGGTGTGTAACGGCACCATGCAGTCTTTGTGGGAGGAGTGCAAGCCCTGTCTGAAGAACACCTGCATCAAATACTACTCCAGGACCTGCAGCAGTGGCGCCGGACTGATCGGCAGACAG CTGGAGGAGGTTCTGAACAGGACCTCTCCATTCTCCATCTGGATCAACGGGGAGAACATGGATGTTCTGGAGAGGGAGGACCAGGAGCAGAGCCAGAGGTTCCAGAACCTGGAGGAGCGCTACTCCGACGTGGCCGATGGGGTGGACAGTATCTTCATGGACAGCTTGAGGGTGTTTGACCACATGCGCTCCCTCAACCCTCCCATGTTCTCCAGCCCCTTCCACATGCCCAGTATATGGGGTCATAGTGAGAGGGCCAATGAGAGAGCAGAGATGGCAGAGACGGGCGAGGTGCACTCCCGTATGGTGAGGTCCGCTTTGCAGGATCCAGACTTCCATGGGTTCCACAACATGTTCGCTCCTATGATGGACATGGCCCGGAATATCTTCGGCTCCATGGGGCCTGTCATGGACGCAGACGCTAACTTTGACATCAACCCCTCAGAGG AGGGGAGTGTGAATGAGGATGTTGTTGTGACAAAGCCTTCCGGTATGACCTGCAGAGAGATACGTCGCAATTCTGCTGGCTGCATTAAACTGCGAGGAGAGTGTGAAAAATGCGTAGCGATCCAGGATATTG ACTGCTCAGGGAAGAAGCCTCTGGCTGGTCCTCTGAAGAAGGACCTAGAGCAGGCCCTGGCCATGGCAGAGAAGTTCACTCAGGAGTACAGCAAGCAGCTGAGGAAGTTTGAGGAGCAGATGTCCAACACTTCCAGCCTGCTAGACCTTTTCAGCAAGCAGTTTGGCTGGGTGTCTGCCCTggccaacaacaccaacaacaaggATGAAATCTTCAAGATCGAAACG GTCATGTCTAAGGACACAGAGGACCCTGAGAAGCCAGGGGACACCAATGTGTCTGTCCAGTTGTTTGACAACCCTGCCATGACATTCAGTGTGCCTGGAGACATCCCCTGGAATGACCCCAAGTTCTCTGAAATGGTGGCACAGCAGGCCCTAGACCTCTACAAACAGACCACTGT AGTGGTGAAGTAG